A genomic window from Glycine max cultivar Williams 82 chromosome 17, Glycine_max_v4.0, whole genome shotgun sequence includes:
- the LOC106796654 gene encoding uncharacterized mitochondrial protein AtMg00810-like has translation MKIDSFLVQQNFTKCTTEHGVYVRNTYSSEFLIICLYVDDLLVTGSSKEDTRVFKGRIIDEFEMSDLGELSYFLGIEFVSTSKEIFMHQKKYVEDILKRFNMMECNSVITPTETRIKLQIDGDEKEVDPTLYKQIIGSLRYLRNTRPDIAYCVGLISRFMEKPKTPHFLAAKRILRYVKGTLDLDILYPYSQKNIEGEVFGYSDSDWCGDKDDRKSTTGYVFKFGTSPISWCSKSRV, from the coding sequence ATGAAAATTGATAGCTTCCTAGTCCAACAGAATTTCACCAAGTGCACTACTGAGCATGGAGTTTATGTCAGAAACACATATTCTAGTGAGTTTTTGATAATATGTCTCTATGTAGATGATTTGCTAGTGACTGGCAGTAGTAAAGAAGATACAAGAGTGTTCAAAGGAAGAATAATAGATGAATTTGAGATGTCTGATCTTGGTGAACTATCATACTTCCTGGGTATTGAATTTGTTTCTACCAGTAaagagattttcatgcatcaaaagaaGTATGTAGAAGACATTCTGAAAAGGTTCAATATGATGGAGTGCAATTCTGTTATCACACCAACAGAAACTAGAATTAAGTTGCAAATAGATGGGGATGAGAAAGAAGTTGATCCTACTTTGTACAAGCAAATTATAGGCTCATTGAGGTACCTACGTAACACCAGACCTGATATTGCCTATTGTGTTGGGTTGATAAGTAGGTTTATGGAGAAACCAAAGACACCTCACTTCTTGGCAGCAAAGAGGATTTTGAGGTATGTGAAAGGAACATTGGATCTTGACATTTTATATCCTTACAGTCAGAAGAATATAGAAGGAGAAGTGTTTGGTTATAGTGATTCAGATTGGTGTGGTGATAAGGATGATAGGAAAAGCACTACTGGGtatgttttcaaatttggaaCATCACCAATCTCTTGGTGCTCAAAGAGCAGAGTGTAG